Sequence from the Pseudophaeobacter arcticus DSM 23566 genome:
AAAATCTCTTCGTTGCGCTCATCATCGGAGCGCAGCTTGAAGCCATAGGTCTCGCTGATGGCAAAGGCGATTTCCAGGGCGTCGATGGAATCAAGCCCAAGGCCCTCACCAAACAGGGGAGCATCAAAATCAATTTCCGCAGCAGTCACGTCATCCAGAACCAAGGCGTTCACAATCAATTCAGCAACTTCAAGCTGCAGCTTTTTGAAATCGCTCTGATCCGCAAGTTGGGTTACTGACATGTCTGCTCCATTCTTTTGGCACTGCCCCGAAGCAGATTTCGCCATGGCCTGTTTGGCAGGAATTGACTATCCGCCGGGCGTCGCAAGGTCCAGCCAAAAATGGCGAGCTTTCTACTCTAGGCTCTGGACTCATAGCCAGTAAATGACAAGTGCAGCGAGTGTGATGGCTGACAGGAAGACCTTCGGGCATCTGTCGTTTCGTGTTGCCACGCGCCGCCAATCTTTCAGCCTCCCGAACATGATCTCGATCCGGTTCCGGCGTTTGTAGCGGCCTGTCCTTCGGCAGAGTTTTTGGGTCCAAAGGTGGCCTAAACTAAGAGAGGGTTTGGCTCATCTGGTTGGTTTGATTACGCGGCGCGCTGTCCGGCGCTGCCACCGCGGCAATGGCCTTGGTCGCCGTCATATCTGTTCTGCTACAAGGCACGTTCGCGAGGCTGGCTACGTTTCCGGTCGCGAGGGCATGCCTTCGTTTTCGGCAGCCTGGATCGACGCATTTTCGCGCGCTCCTTGGTGCGCCGGCTTTGGGTCCGGCACATCCATGTCGGACTGGGGCGTCCGGAGCCCGGAATAGAGATTTCGCAGATATGCCTCGGAAACGCCGTCAGCCTTCATCACAAGACGCACCATCGGATCGGCCAGCATTTCCTCCAGAAAGAAGTCGGACAACGCTCTGCCCGTCAGCTTGTCCCTGGCGCGTGCGTGGTCGAGGTCGACAAGGGAAACGGTCAGGGCCCGCGCAAGCCCGGGATGCGATGTCCGGGGATGAAGCTTCACCAGGACGGAGGCTTTCCAGGCTGCGGGATCCTTTTGATCCGGGGGTGAAACCAACTCCGTTTCGATCTCGTACTCTCCCGCCGG
This genomic interval carries:
- a CDS encoding phosphopantetheine-binding protein; protein product: MSVTQLADQSDFKKLQLEVAELIVNALVLDDVTAAEIDFDAPLFGEGLGLDSIDALEIAFAISETYGFKLRSDDERNEEIFSCVRALSSHIAENRKT